The following coding sequences lie in one Polynucleobacter necessarius genomic window:
- the aat gene encoding leucyl/phenylalanyl-tRNA--protein transferase, which yields MGHISWLGPQDTFPNPLFVADPDPSVPGLIAVSERIYPNQLLQAYQLGIFPWYCDHQPVLWWSPDPRMILKPENFRCSHSLKKNIRQFLEDPHSEILVDADFAAVIRSCATSSRKDQDGTWITHEIMDAYGAIHQQGYAHSLAIMEHNQLIGGLYCVAIGNMIFGESMFSRKPNASKLALAALSAWALQQGVVMIDCQQETVHLKSLGAAPIPRQDFLEQLRVSLNQSNIEKSWNFNKNILVHYL from the coding sequence ATGGGTCATATTTCTTGGCTAGGTCCACAAGATACCTTTCCAAATCCTTTGTTCGTCGCCGATCCCGACCCCAGCGTTCCGGGTCTAATTGCAGTGAGTGAGCGGATTTATCCCAATCAGTTGTTGCAAGCCTACCAGTTAGGCATTTTTCCTTGGTATTGTGATCACCAACCTGTGTTGTGGTGGTCCCCCGATCCCCGAATGATTCTCAAACCTGAGAACTTTAGATGTAGCCACTCTTTAAAAAAGAATATTCGTCAATTTTTAGAAGACCCTCATTCTGAAATTTTGGTCGATGCTGATTTTGCTGCTGTCATCCGATCTTGTGCTACTAGCTCACGTAAAGATCAAGATGGAACCTGGATTACCCATGAAATCATGGATGCTTATGGAGCCATACATCAGCAAGGCTATGCCCATAGCCTTGCCATCATGGAGCACAATCAACTCATTGGCGGACTGTATTGCGTGGCGATAGGCAATATGATTTTTGGTGAGTCGATGTTTAGCCGCAAACCCAACGCCTCTAAATTGGCGCTAGCCGCTCTAAGCGCTTGGGCCTTACAACAGGGAGTCGTCATGATCGACTGCCAGCAAGAAACTGTCCACCTGAAATCCTTAGGTGCAGCCCCTATCCCCAGGCAAGACTTTTTGGAGCAACTGCGAGTATCCTTAAATCAATCTAATATTGAGAAATCTTGGAACTTTAATAAAAATATCTTAGTGCATTATTTATGA
- a CDS encoding NUDIX hydrolase yields MKYCPNCASLLTIKIPDDDSRERHVCESCGSIHYQNPRNVVGSIPIYDNQVLLCRRAIEPRHGYWTLPAGFMELGESTSDGAARETLEEAGAHVDIGPLYSLLNVPHAEQVHLFYLAKMHSPEFSAGQESLEVALFDEASIPWDELAFPTVKQTLEWFFADRAAGILDGEFPVRSRDVLPSEKI; encoded by the coding sequence ATGAAGTACTGCCCTAATTGCGCCTCACTCCTAACTATCAAGATTCCAGATGATGACTCTCGCGAGCGTCATGTATGCGAATCTTGCGGCAGTATTCATTATCAAAATCCTCGCAATGTCGTCGGTAGTATTCCAATTTACGACAATCAAGTATTACTTTGTCGTCGGGCTATTGAGCCGCGCCATGGTTACTGGACGCTTCCTGCTGGCTTTATGGAGCTCGGAGAGAGTACGAGTGATGGCGCCGCTAGAGAAACATTAGAAGAAGCTGGTGCTCATGTTGACATTGGGCCACTTTACTCACTACTCAATGTTCCCCATGCAGAGCAAGTGCACCTATTCTATTTGGCCAAAATGCACTCACCCGAATTTTCTGCTGGGCAAGAAAGTCTTGAGGTGGCGCTCTTTGATGAAGCGAGTATTCCCTGGGATGAATTAGCATTCCCCACGGTTAAGCAAACCTTGGAGTGGTTTTTTGCTGATCGTGCCGCTGGCATTTTGGATGGAGAGTTCCCTGTACGCAGTCGTGACGTGTTGCCGTCTGAGAAAATTTAA
- a CDS encoding bifunctional chorismate-binding protein/class IV aminotransferase, producing the protein MTSTIEGEVKPEITLGNILDAVFPCGSVTGAPKRRSMQIIQELEPIERGYYCGAIGWLDPHGDFAFSVPIRTVKIEKDAKSHASTFSMGVDAGITMDSDAAQEWQECQIKSAFLMNLPSATGLFETIAVKDRAPLRLEEHLNRLQSSAHALGISFDRAVAKDCVLAACTEIATSDNSRLRLDLNVQGQLSTSTGKLDPLEESVKIFWARDILQSDCTLFSGDPLLQHKVSHRDLYDQAWQAAVKLGGFDALFTNEQGFVTEGGRTSIFIKPSGSTGWLTPPVSAGLLPGVMRAALLSDPTMNAREANLTIGDVTTANEIILCNALRGAIKAHF; encoded by the coding sequence ATGACCTCTACCATTGAAGGCGAAGTAAAACCAGAAATTACTTTGGGCAATATATTGGATGCCGTCTTTCCGTGCGGATCGGTTACGGGAGCTCCAAAGCGCAGGAGTATGCAAATTATTCAGGAACTAGAACCCATTGAACGCGGATATTATTGCGGCGCTATTGGCTGGCTCGATCCTCATGGAGACTTTGCCTTTAGTGTCCCTATCAGAACAGTGAAAATAGAGAAAGATGCGAAATCTCACGCCTCTACTTTTAGCATGGGGGTCGATGCTGGTATCACTATGGATTCAGATGCTGCGCAAGAATGGCAAGAGTGTCAGATCAAATCAGCATTTTTGATGAATTTACCAAGTGCTACGGGCTTATTTGAAACAATTGCCGTCAAGGATCGAGCACCGCTCAGATTAGAAGAGCATCTCAATCGCCTTCAGTCTTCGGCTCACGCCTTGGGGATTTCCTTTGATAGAGCGGTTGCAAAGGACTGTGTACTTGCTGCCTGCACTGAAATAGCTACTAGCGATAACAGTAGGTTAAGGCTGGATTTAAACGTGCAAGGTCAATTGAGCACCAGCACCGGGAAATTAGACCCCTTAGAGGAGTCGGTCAAAATTTTTTGGGCGAGAGATATTTTGCAGTCGGATTGCACCCTCTTTTCTGGAGACCCCCTTTTGCAACATAAAGTGAGTCATCGCGATCTCTACGACCAAGCTTGGCAAGCTGCGGTAAAGCTGGGCGGATTTGATGCACTCTTTACGAATGAGCAAGGTTTTGTGACCGAGGGTGGTAGAACGAGTATCTTTATCAAGCCCTCAGGCAGTACGGGTTGGCTAACACCCCCAGTATCTGCAGGCTTGTTGCCCGGAGTCATGCGCGCTGCATTATTAAGCGACCCCACAATGAATGCCCGTGAAGCCAACCTGACTATTGGCGATGTCACTACGGCCAATGAGATTATCCTATGCAATGCCTTGCGAGGCGCCATCAAAGCCCATTTCTAG
- a CDS encoding chorismate-binding protein translates to MILLDDAQSTAANPSSRLYQNPLQYWSVLPSENYSHDQQALAACLNQISQAQAQGKFIVIALAYELGRHIHELAQRQTGSVSHPLLEAWSFEGFEKLSKEDVDQYIAKELNQLDSMQKIAGVMEVSESIDEKQFIADLAKISEYIRSGDSYQINHTYRITGKTYGSPLALYSRLRERQPGRFGAYLHQDSRYLLSQSPELLIERKGNTLKAMPMKGTAMSCK, encoded by the coding sequence ATGATTTTGCTCGATGATGCGCAAAGCACGGCGGCTAATCCCAGTAGTCGTCTATATCAAAACCCACTGCAATACTGGAGCGTTCTGCCCAGCGAAAATTACTCCCATGACCAGCAAGCGCTTGCTGCATGCCTCAATCAAATATCGCAAGCCCAAGCTCAAGGTAAATTTATTGTCATCGCCTTGGCGTATGAACTAGGCAGGCACATTCATGAATTAGCTCAGCGTCAGACTGGTTCTGTCAGCCACCCGCTGCTTGAGGCGTGGTCTTTTGAGGGTTTCGAGAAGCTTTCTAAGGAAGATGTAGATCAATACATTGCCAAAGAACTCAATCAATTAGACTCGATGCAAAAAATTGCCGGGGTTATGGAAGTTAGCGAATCGATCGATGAGAAACAATTTATTGCCGACCTTGCCAAAATATCTGAATATATCCGTAGTGGCGATAGCTATCAGATTAATCACACCTATCGTATTACTGGGAAGACTTATGGATCTCCATTAGCCTTATATAGTCGCTTGCGTGAGCGTCAGCCTGGTCGATTTGGTGCATATCTTCATCAAGATTCACGTTACCTACTGTCGCAGTCTCCCGAATTATTAATTGAACGCAAAGGCAATACACTTAAAGCCATGCCCATGAAAGGCACGGCGATGTCTTGCAAATGA
- a CDS encoding peptidylprolyl isomerase: MRKLFASLVLITSCFLSQVAIAGPKVEFKTTLGNFVVELDDVKAPKTTANFLKYVNSGFYNGTIFHRVIDGFMIQGGGFTPDLTQKPTDAPVASEAQNGLKNNVYTIAMARTSDPDSATSQFFINVNNNQNLDYPNAMGNGYTVFGRVISGTQTIDAIRKVPTMVAPAPRIGRMADVPSKTVIIESATLLK, translated from the coding sequence ATGCGTAAACTTTTTGCCAGTCTTGTTCTCATCACCAGCTGTTTTTTAAGTCAAGTCGCTATCGCAGGACCAAAGGTTGAATTTAAAACGACCTTGGGTAATTTTGTCGTTGAACTTGACGATGTGAAGGCTCCCAAAACTACCGCAAACTTTTTAAAGTACGTCAACAGTGGTTTTTATAACGGCACCATTTTTCATCGTGTCATCGATGGTTTCATGATCCAAGGGGGCGGCTTTACTCCAGACTTAACGCAAAAGCCAACAGACGCTCCTGTTGCATCTGAAGCACAAAATGGTTTGAAAAATAACGTGTATACCATTGCAATGGCACGCACCTCCGACCCTGATTCGGCAACATCACAATTCTTTATCAACGTGAATAACAATCAGAATCTTGACTATCCTAATGCAATGGGTAATGGCTACACCGTATTCGGAAGAGTCATCTCGGGCACTCAAACTATTGATGCGATTCGCAAAGTGCCAACCATGGTTGCTCCAGCTCCGCGCATTGGCAGAATGGCAGACGTACCCTCTAAGACAGTCATTATTGAATCTGCCACTCTATTGAAATAA
- a CDS encoding 2-hydroxychromene-2-carboxylate isomerase has product MSPKIAATFYYDIVSPFAYLYIKQRHRLEEQLLITPVPVLLGGLLRATDNKGPGEVAAKRPHTYQFCVWQTEKLGIPFRFPEHHPFMTVAPQRLLIQEQADWSMVERAFDYIWMEGKDPNLSWPEFCTYLGLPADTAKPDNPNVKAKLVSNTEQAKAAGAFGVPALIVRQRCFWGLDTIDWVLDYLARPDMFDEPSYARAGKLPNGLSPKAL; this is encoded by the coding sequence ATGAGTCCCAAAATCGCTGCTACTTTTTATTACGACATCGTTTCGCCGTTTGCGTACCTGTACATCAAGCAAAGACATCGTCTTGAGGAACAATTACTGATAACACCAGTACCCGTTTTACTGGGTGGACTTCTCAGAGCAACTGACAATAAAGGCCCGGGGGAAGTGGCGGCAAAGCGTCCTCACACTTATCAATTTTGTGTATGGCAAACCGAGAAATTAGGCATCCCTTTTCGTTTCCCTGAACATCATCCGTTTATGACAGTTGCACCGCAGCGTCTTTTGATTCAAGAACAGGCAGATTGGTCCATGGTCGAGCGGGCTTTTGACTATATCTGGATGGAAGGCAAAGATCCAAATCTCTCATGGCCTGAATTTTGCACTTATCTTGGCTTACCCGCAGACACTGCTAAACCCGATAACCCAAATGTCAAAGCAAAGCTAGTGAGCAATACTGAGCAAGCGAAAGCAGCTGGCGCTTTTGGCGTGCCAGCTTTAATCGTTCGGCAACGCTGTTTTTGGGGGCTAGACACTATTGACTGGGTTTTAGATTACCTTGCTAGACCAGACATGTTTGATGAGCCCTCTTATGCTCGCGCAGGCAAGCTCCCTAATGGACTCAGTCCTAAAGCGCTTTAG
- a CDS encoding replication-associated recombination protein A, with protein sequence MSGLFESTPPPPLAEALRPKSIDEVIGQTHLLAPGKPLNLAFASGRPHSMILWGPPGVGKTTLARLSAKAFDRELIAISAVLAGVKEIREAIEQAQQNMAQYGKQTILFVDEIHRFNKSQQDALLPHVESGLFTFIGATTENPSFEVNSALLSRAQVYVLQSLNVAELKQLFDRAHQYAMPEVQFEPTAIDALINSADGDARRLLNLIEQVRNAVLTPNAKISSVDQAFIENALTVQARRFDKGGDQFYDQISALHKSVRGSDPDAALYWFCRMLDGGADPRYLARRIIRMAWEDIGLADPRAMQLANDAALTYERLGSPEGELALGQAVVYLAVASKSNASYKAFNAARAYVANDQSKPVPNHLRNAPTKLMKELGHGKEYRYAHDEPHGYAAGESYLPEGMNPPHWYEPVERGLESQIKEKMAFLRQLDAKHQKK encoded by the coding sequence ATGAGCGGTCTTTTTGAGAGCACTCCTCCGCCACCCCTAGCGGAAGCGTTGCGCCCCAAATCGATCGATGAAGTCATTGGGCAAACTCATTTATTAGCCCCAGGTAAACCACTGAATCTGGCATTTGCTTCTGGCAGACCTCACTCCATGATTTTATGGGGTCCTCCAGGGGTGGGGAAAACCACGCTGGCTCGTTTATCTGCCAAAGCCTTTGATCGAGAATTGATTGCCATCTCTGCAGTGCTAGCGGGCGTTAAAGAAATCCGCGAAGCGATTGAGCAAGCTCAGCAAAACATGGCTCAATACGGCAAGCAAACTATTTTGTTTGTTGATGAGATTCATCGCTTTAATAAAAGTCAGCAAGATGCATTATTGCCCCACGTAGAATCTGGCTTGTTTACCTTTATTGGCGCCACCACCGAGAACCCCTCATTTGAGGTGAACTCAGCACTACTGTCTCGCGCACAGGTATATGTTCTCCAGTCTTTGAATGTTGCTGAACTAAAACAACTCTTCGATCGCGCACATCAATACGCTATGCCCGAGGTGCAATTTGAACCGACCGCCATTGATGCCTTGATAAATTCTGCCGATGGAGATGCGCGCCGCCTACTGAATTTAATCGAGCAAGTTCGCAATGCCGTTCTCACACCCAACGCCAAAATATCTTCAGTGGATCAAGCGTTTATTGAGAATGCCTTAACCGTTCAGGCGCGCCGCTTTGATAAAGGTGGAGACCAGTTCTACGATCAAATCTCAGCCCTGCACAAATCCGTTCGCGGATCTGATCCGGATGCTGCTCTTTACTGGTTCTGTCGCATGCTTGATGGTGGCGCTGATCCACGCTACCTAGCGCGCCGCATTATTCGTATGGCTTGGGAAGATATTGGTCTAGCTGACCCACGCGCAATGCAACTAGCTAATGATGCAGCCCTCACCTATGAAAGATTAGGGTCACCCGAAGGCGAACTCGCCTTGGGTCAAGCGGTGGTTTATTTGGCAGTTGCCTCGAAAAGCAATGCCAGCTACAAAGCATTTAATGCTGCGCGCGCCTATGTTGCAAACGATCAATCTAAGCCCGTACCAAATCATCTACGCAATGCACCCACCAAACTCATGAAAGAGCTTGGGCATGGTAAGGAATATCGCTATGCCCATGATGAGCCGCATGGATATGCTGCTGGTGAGTCATACCTCCCCGAGGGGATGAACCCGCCACATTGGTACGAACCGGTTGAGCGAGGTCTAGAGAGTCAGATCAAAGAAAAGATGGCTTTTTTGCGCCAGCTCGATGCCAAGCACCAGAAAAAATAA
- a CDS encoding DUF3429 domain-containing protein, with product MMVQLAPTPLNYLSAESLAGYGAVITSFMGALHWGASLHTLGKAPSGIRWIDHNAWIWGVIPALVAWVALHIYIPVGLLILASTLLIQRSIDQDTYQYYFSDEATRSAFMEMRNRLTYIAAACLAWAALVILFVQA from the coding sequence ATGATGGTGCAGTTAGCGCCTACCCCTTTAAATTATTTGAGCGCTGAATCGCTCGCGGGGTATGGGGCAGTCATCACCTCCTTTATGGGGGCCCTGCACTGGGGCGCTAGCCTGCACACTTTAGGCAAAGCGCCTAGTGGTATTCGTTGGATAGATCACAATGCGTGGATTTGGGGCGTTATTCCCGCCTTAGTTGCTTGGGTAGCGCTTCACATTTACATCCCTGTAGGTTTATTAATTTTGGCATCCACCTTACTCATTCAGCGCAGTATTGATCAAGATACTTACCAATACTATTTCTCTGATGAGGCAACGCGAAGTGCTTTTATGGAAATGCGTAATCGCCTCACTTATATTGCTGCAGCCTGCCTTGCTTGGGCTGCTCTAGTCATCCTTTTTGTCCAAGCATGA
- a CDS encoding 3-hydroxybutyryl-CoA dehydrogenase, with protein MKIESVGVIGAGTMGNGIAQVCAVAGLKVVMVDINDAAVQRGLDQISKSLDRLVKKETLTADGKEAALKRIKGSTSYADFKGLDLVIEAATENQAIKEKILKQVDEIVSKETIIATNTSSLSITKLAALDSNPGRFIGMHFFNPPPLMALVEVIRGLQTSDATHAAIIEMAKHIGKEPITVKNSPGFVVNRILLPMINEAFFVLSEGLASPEDIDAGMKLGCNQPIGPLALADLIGLDTCLAVMEVYFENFSDSKYRPCPLLREMVAAGYLGRKTGRGVYTYDQ; from the coding sequence ATGAAGATTGAATCTGTTGGCGTAATTGGTGCAGGCACTATGGGTAATGGCATTGCACAAGTTTGCGCTGTTGCTGGCCTTAAGGTGGTGATGGTTGATATCAATGATGCAGCTGTACAGCGCGGCTTAGATCAAATCAGCAAAAGCCTTGATCGCCTTGTTAAAAAAGAAACTTTAACTGCTGATGGCAAGGAAGCTGCACTCAAGCGCATCAAAGGCAGCACATCGTATGCTGACTTTAAAGGTCTTGATTTGGTAATTGAAGCAGCCACAGAGAATCAAGCGATCAAAGAAAAAATTCTCAAGCAGGTTGACGAGATTGTGAGCAAAGAGACCATCATCGCTACCAACACTTCATCCCTGTCGATTACAAAACTTGCTGCGCTCGATTCCAATCCTGGTCGTTTTATTGGAATGCACTTTTTCAATCCACCTCCACTAATGGCTTTGGTGGAAGTGATTCGTGGCCTACAAACCAGCGATGCTACACACGCCGCCATTATTGAAATGGCTAAGCATATCGGCAAAGAACCCATTACCGTCAAGAACTCACCGGGGTTTGTCGTCAACCGCATCTTGCTCCCAATGATTAACGAAGCATTCTTTGTACTATCTGAAGGTTTAGCTAGCCCTGAAGATATTGATGCAGGCATGAAACTCGGTTGCAATCAACCGATTGGTCCATTGGCCTTGGCTGATTTGATTGGTTTAGATACCTGCCTAGCAGTCATGGAAGTGTATTTTGAAAACTTCAGCGATTCGAAATACCGTCCTTGCCCACTGCTTCGTGAAATGGTTGCAGCTGGATATCTCGGACGCAAAACTGGCCGTGGTGTATATACCTACGATCAATAA
- a CDS encoding glutathione binding-like protein, whose translation MIDVYSWPTPNGHKVHIMLEECGYRLGKDWIAHPIDIGAGDQFKPEFLSISPNNKIPAITDPNGPDGKPIHIFESGAILLYLAAKTGKFLPKTTRAKYEVLQWLMFQMGGLGPMLGQNHHFRLYAPEKIEYAINRYTNEAKRLYGVLDTQLKDNLYIVGKSYSIADMAIYPWTRNWKNQGIEITDYPHFKRWFELVGKRPAVIRGCEVLTALRKPLHDDKAREQLFGSTQYQRRK comes from the coding sequence ATTATTGATGTTTATAGCTGGCCCACACCCAATGGTCACAAAGTTCACATCATGTTAGAAGAGTGTGGCTATCGCTTAGGCAAAGATTGGATTGCTCACCCCATTGATATTGGTGCGGGCGATCAATTTAAACCCGAGTTTTTGAGTATCAGTCCAAACAATAAGATTCCAGCCATTACCGACCCGAATGGTCCAGACGGCAAACCTATCCATATTTTTGAGTCCGGCGCCATCTTGCTTTACTTGGCAGCTAAAACAGGTAAATTTTTACCTAAAACCACTCGCGCCAAATATGAAGTTTTACAGTGGTTGATGTTCCAAATGGGTGGCCTAGGCCCCATGCTTGGGCAAAACCACCACTTTCGCCTCTATGCCCCTGAGAAAATTGAGTACGCGATCAACCGCTACACCAATGAAGCGAAGCGCCTCTATGGAGTACTCGACACTCAACTGAAAGATAATCTCTATATCGTAGGCAAGTCTTATTCGATTGCTGACATGGCGATTTATCCATGGACCCGAAATTGGAAGAATCAAGGGATTGAGATTACTGACTACCCTCACTTCAAACGTTGGTTTGAGTTGGTTGGTAAGCGCCCAGCGGTGATACGTGGCTGCGAAGTATTAACTGCATTGCGTAAGCCACTGCATGACGATAAGGCTAGAGAGCAGTTATTTGGATCAACCCAGTATCAAAGAAGGAAATAA
- a CDS encoding DUF2863 family protein, whose product MAVHRTKPSQRNSPEVEKLVADAISLAASGSQVEDRFWEDRLNTRLMRLLKSQNQNVIDAALDQTFRINTVAFEVLADVAETLAESLKLEHEGQLWDVVLIAMPIVTHTRYQIPSGPLPKKIVEATAAGLNGAIAATDTRLAIVPWLYSIDQMPHSHCQIRLLTEALATAAISSADVKLELRDMSETIAVLADPRFIIAAISAPSGTPLFKWQEESPARQERGVSLTGWQNAMQEPIASILPGCEFELLLPEAYFTNCRLADKHVRPLSIRAAVNFLESTLGILPAGLSCVVGAFGEEQADEYRIAFSVKGSPDVMYGVIWPLYDRESVASDALNDLSDDESSIKKICDALHDAGVEDVFRHAMLFDPELCDDCGAPLFPDRSGEAVHAEMPEDTPMQQPLFH is encoded by the coding sequence ATGGCCGTACATCGCACCAAACCTTCGCAACGCAACTCTCCTGAAGTTGAAAAACTCGTAGCAGATGCAATTTCTTTAGCCGCCTCTGGCAGTCAAGTCGAAGACCGCTTCTGGGAAGATCGTCTCAATACGCGCTTGATGCGATTACTGAAAAGCCAAAATCAAAACGTGATAGATGCCGCCTTAGATCAAACGTTTCGCATTAACACCGTTGCGTTTGAAGTCTTGGCTGACGTTGCTGAAACGCTCGCAGAATCTTTAAAGCTTGAGCACGAAGGTCAGTTATGGGACGTAGTGTTGATAGCTATGCCGATCGTTACGCATACGCGTTATCAAATTCCATCAGGTCCATTGCCTAAGAAGATTGTTGAAGCCACTGCAGCTGGTCTGAACGGTGCCATCGCGGCGACGGATACTCGCTTAGCGATTGTTCCTTGGCTCTACAGTATTGATCAGATGCCGCATTCGCATTGTCAAATACGTCTTCTAACCGAGGCTTTGGCTACTGCTGCCATATCATCTGCTGATGTCAAATTAGAGCTGCGCGATATGTCGGAAACGATTGCGGTTTTGGCGGATCCTCGCTTCATCATTGCAGCTATTAGCGCGCCTAGTGGCACACCATTATTTAAATGGCAAGAAGAGTCTCCTGCGCGACAAGAGCGGGGCGTGAGTTTAACTGGTTGGCAAAATGCGATGCAAGAGCCGATTGCATCCATCTTGCCTGGCTGTGAATTTGAGCTCTTACTCCCCGAAGCGTATTTCACGAACTGCCGCTTAGCAGATAAGCACGTGCGCCCATTGAGTATTCGTGCCGCGGTCAATTTCTTGGAAAGTACTCTGGGTATTTTGCCTGCTGGCCTATCTTGTGTCGTTGGTGCTTTTGGTGAAGAACAAGCTGATGAGTATCGCATTGCCTTTAGTGTCAAAGGCTCGCCTGATGTGATGTATGGCGTGATATGGCCTCTATATGATCGCGAGAGCGTTGCCAGTGATGCACTCAATGATTTATCAGATGATGAGAGTTCAATTAAAAAGATTTGCGATGCGCTGCATGACGCAGGAGTAGAGGATGTATTTCGTCATGCAATGCTCTTTGATCCTGAGTTGTGTGATGACTGTGGCGCACCTTTATTTCCCGACCGATCGGGTGAAGCAGTGCATGCAGAAATGCCAGAAGACACGCCGATGCAGCAGCCCTTATTTCATTGA
- a CDS encoding malate dehydrogenase: protein MAKAPMRVAVTGAAGQIGYSLLFRIANGDLLGKDQPVILQLLEIPDEKAQKALAGVIMELEDCAFPLLAGVTAHSDPLTAFKDIDVALLVGARPRGPGMERKDLLSANAQIFTAQGKALNAVAKKTVKVLVVGNPANTNAYIAMKSAPDIPAKNFTAMLRLDHNRALSQLATKLNKPVAGIEKLVVWGNHSPTMYPDYRFATVDGQSVKDSISDAAWNKDVFIPTVGKRGAAIIDARGLSSAASAANAAIDHIHDWVLGTNGKWVTMGIPSKGEYGIPAEVIYGFPVTCENGEYKMVEGLEIDEFSRERMTHTLNELLEEQAGVKHLLS from the coding sequence ATGGCAAAAGCCCCAATGCGTGTCGCCGTAACCGGTGCAGCCGGTCAAATCGGATATTCCCTTCTATTCCGCATCGCCAATGGCGACCTGTTGGGCAAAGATCAGCCCGTGATTCTGCAATTGCTTGAAATTCCAGATGAAAAAGCTCAAAAAGCCCTTGCTGGCGTGATCATGGAGCTCGAAGACTGTGCATTCCCATTACTTGCAGGTGTTACAGCCCACTCTGATCCATTAACTGCATTTAAAGATATTGATGTTGCCCTCTTAGTTGGCGCACGTCCACGTGGCCCAGGCATGGAGCGTAAGGATTTGCTTTCCGCTAACGCACAAATCTTTACAGCACAAGGTAAAGCATTGAATGCGGTTGCTAAGAAGACCGTCAAAGTATTGGTAGTTGGTAACCCAGCAAACACAAACGCTTACATCGCTATGAAATCTGCTCCAGACATTCCTGCGAAAAACTTTACAGCAATGTTACGTCTTGACCACAACCGCGCGCTCTCACAATTGGCAACCAAACTGAACAAACCAGTTGCTGGCATCGAGAAATTGGTTGTATGGGGTAACCACAGCCCCACAATGTACCCCGACTATCGCTTTGCAACAGTAGACGGACAATCTGTAAAAGATTCCATCAGTGATGCAGCTTGGAATAAAGATGTATTCATTCCTACAGTAGGCAAACGTGGTGCAGCGATTATTGATGCTCGCGGCCTCTCATCTGCAGCTTCTGCAGCGAACGCAGCAATCGATCACATTCATGATTGGGTTCTTGGCACTAACGGCAAGTGGGTAACGATGGGTATCCCTTCCAAGGGTGAGTATGGTATTCCAGCTGAAGTAATTTATGGCTTCCCAGTCACTTGCGAAAACGGTGAGTACAAAATGGTTGAAGGCTTGGAAATTGACGAGTTCTCCCGTGAGCGTATGACTCATACACTCAACGAGTTACTTGAAGAGCAGGCTGGCGTTAAGCATTTACTCTCTTAA
- a CDS encoding GntR family transcriptional regulator, whose product MELSEVNLSVPAFSPLYEQIKAMILASLQASEWLPGEAIPSEMELAARYAVSQGTVRKAIDELAAQNLLVRRQGKGTFVATHQEDDWQYRFLRLEPDSGEKVHLTSQFLVCVNTEATPYVANLLKLKAGDPIIHIDRIQSFAGQPIVFEEIWLPGARFKGLDLNTLNEWHGPVYALYESQYATHMVRAEEKIKAIAADQTLSKHLHIQLGAPLLSVERVAFTYGNKPVEIRHARYDTSEQHYENKLI is encoded by the coding sequence GTGGAATTGTCCGAAGTAAATTTGTCTGTACCTGCATTTAGCCCTCTGTACGAACAGATTAAGGCGATGATTTTGGCTAGCCTGCAAGCTTCAGAATGGCTGCCGGGAGAGGCTATTCCTAGCGAAATGGAGCTGGCGGCGCGCTATGCAGTCAGTCAAGGGACTGTTCGTAAGGCGATTGATGAGCTAGCCGCGCAAAATCTCCTGGTTAGAAGACAGGGAAAGGGCACTTTTGTGGCCACCCATCAGGAAGATGACTGGCAATACCGTTTTTTACGGCTAGAGCCAGATTCGGGTGAAAAGGTACATCTGACCAGTCAGTTTTTAGTGTGCGTGAATACTGAAGCTACTCCTTATGTCGCCAACTTGCTGAAATTAAAGGCAGGTGACCCTATTATTCATATTGATCGTATTCAGAGTTTTGCCGGCCAACCGATTGTTTTTGAAGAGATTTGGCTTCCTGGAGCGCGATTTAAGGGCTTGGATCTCAATACTTTGAATGAATGGCATGGCCCTGTGTATGCTTTGTATGAGAGTCAGTACGCTACGCACATGGTTCGGGCGGAGGAAAAAATCAAGGCTATCGCCGCTGACCAGACTCTGTCTAAGCATCTTCATATTCAGCTGGGTGCGCCGCTCTTATCGGTTGAAAGGGTGGCATTTACCTACGGGAATAAACCAGTAGAAATTCGACACGCAAGATACGACACTTCTGAGCAGCATTATGAAAACAAGTTGATCTGA